In Gallaecimonas pentaromativorans, the following are encoded in one genomic region:
- the tssC gene encoding type VI secretion system contractile sheath large subunit: MLGSIQDRLTRVRPPRVRITYDVETGGALEKKELPFVVGIMAQLGSDAQMSQLPPLKERKFNDIDRDSFNSIMATIAPEVAVGDMRNVTVDDPKATLGVPPLVFKKMDDFDPVAIIKQVAPMAYLYSGRGNIRFLQSKAEISGTLARYLDQVTGIDESGSACSDARQALVDQFKEAKAAADDPQKPLPEAERWAQAWKAVELGEPLKELFTQLGLEDEAADTMKVLLGQFTQDILVPLAAKLGATDFVATEQDKLKGAAAYIDDRVAEIDRLLGLQLDVIMHAKVFQDLEATWRGLFYLVSRTETGAMLKLKILNASAKDLLADLTKAVEFDQSGLFKMIYEDGYGIYGGMPYSVLLGAYEFGRHPNDMTLLGKLAEVAAASHAPFIAAAYAKLFDLESFESLAKPRDLQKIFESVELASWSEFRKSEDSRYVTLTLPRVLLRLPYGPDTAPCDGLNYREIVGKEQQSDTEVNGKKATQLVPDASLLLWGNPAFVLAERITNAFALFGWTAAIRGVEGGGLVGGLPVFSYNSDEGDVQMICPTQVAITDRREKELNDLGFMAICHCKGTSQAAFFGGQTTNLPKKYLSDLANSNAQLSAMLPYIMAASRFAHYVKVIMREKIGAFMTRGNVEAYLNTWISQYVLLDENAAQVMKAAYPLSAASVKVTDVPGRPGVYNATLFLRPHFQLEELTTSIRLVAELPA, translated from the coding sequence ATGTTGGGAAGCATACAGGACAGACTGACGCGGGTTCGTCCACCGCGCGTGCGCATCACTTATGACGTTGAAACCGGTGGCGCGCTGGAGAAAAAGGAACTGCCTTTTGTGGTGGGCATCATGGCGCAGTTGGGCAGCGATGCCCAAATGTCTCAATTGCCCCCTCTTAAAGAGCGCAAATTCAACGATATAGACCGCGACAGCTTTAACAGCATCATGGCCACCATAGCCCCGGAAGTGGCGGTGGGTGACATGCGCAACGTCACGGTAGACGACCCCAAGGCCACCCTGGGCGTGCCGCCCCTGGTGTTCAAGAAAATGGATGACTTTGACCCTGTGGCCATCATCAAGCAGGTCGCCCCCATGGCGTACCTCTACAGTGGCCGTGGCAATATCCGTTTCCTGCAATCCAAAGCCGAGATCTCCGGCACCCTGGCCCGCTATCTGGACCAGGTTACCGGTATCGACGAGTCCGGCAGCGCCTGCAGCGATGCCCGCCAAGCCCTCGTGGACCAGTTCAAGGAGGCCAAGGCCGCCGCCGACGACCCGCAAAAGCCGTTGCCCGAAGCCGAGCGTTGGGCCCAGGCCTGGAAGGCGGTGGAGCTAGGCGAGCCGCTCAAAGAGCTGTTCACCCAGTTGGGCCTGGAGGACGAAGCCGCCGACACCATGAAGGTGCTGCTGGGTCAGTTTACCCAGGACATCCTGGTACCGCTGGCCGCAAAACTGGGCGCCACGGACTTTGTGGCCACCGAGCAAGACAAGCTCAAGGGCGCCGCCGCCTACATCGATGACCGAGTGGCCGAGATCGATAGGCTTTTGGGCTTGCAGCTGGATGTGATCATGCACGCCAAGGTCTTTCAAGACCTGGAAGCCACCTGGCGCGGCCTCTTTTATCTGGTGTCGCGCACCGAAACCGGCGCCATGCTCAAGCTTAAGATCCTCAACGCCTCGGCCAAGGATCTGTTGGCCGATCTCACCAAGGCGGTGGAGTTCGACCAGAGCGGCCTCTTTAAGATGATCTACGAAGACGGCTACGGCATTTACGGCGGCATGCCCTACAGCGTGTTGCTGGGTGCCTACGAATTTGGCCGCCACCCCAACGACATGACCTTACTGGGCAAACTGGCGGAAGTGGCCGCCGCCAGCCATGCGCCCTTTATCGCCGCCGCCTACGCCAAGCTGTTCGATTTGGAAAGCTTTGAGAGCCTGGCCAAGCCTCGGGATCTGCAAAAGATCTTCGAGAGCGTCGAGCTGGCGTCCTGGAGCGAGTTTCGTAAAAGCGAGGACTCGCGCTACGTCACCCTGACCTTGCCACGGGTGCTGCTGCGCCTGCCTTACGGCCCCGACACCGCCCCCTGTGACGGCCTCAATTACCGGGAGATCGTCGGTAAAGAGCAGCAGAGCGACACCGAGGTCAACGGCAAAAAGGCCACCCAACTAGTGCCCGACGCCAGCCTGCTGCTGTGGGGCAACCCGGCCTTTGTGCTGGCCGAGCGCATCACCAACGCCTTTGCCCTGTTCGGCTGGACCGCCGCCATCCGCGGTGTGGAAGGGGGCGGCCTGGTTGGTGGCCTGCCGGTGTTCAGTTACAACTCCGACGAAGGGGACGTGCAGATGATCTGCCCCACCCAGGTGGCAATCACCGACCGGCGCGAGAAGGAACTGAACGATCTGGGTTTTATGGCGATCTGCCACTGCAAAGGCACCAGCCAGGCGGCCTTCTTTGGCGGCCAGACCACCAACCTGCCCAAGAAGTACCTGTCGGACCTGGCCAACAGCAATGCCCAGCTGTCGGCGATGCTGCCCTACATCATGGCCGCCTCCCGCTTTGCTCACTACGTCAAGGTGATCATGCGCGAGAAGATCGGCGCCTTCATGACCCGTGGCAACGTGGAAGCCTACCTCAATACCTGGATCTCCCAGTACGTGCTGCTGGACGAGAACGCCGCCCAGGTGATGAAGGCGGCCTACCCGCTGAGCGCCGCCTCGGTCAAGGTCACCGACGTGCCGGGCCGGCCCGGGGTCTACAACGCCACGCTGTTTTTGCGGCCCCACTTCCAGCTTGAAGAGCTGACCACCTCCATCCGCCTGGTAGCCGAGTTACCAGCCTGA
- a CDS encoding GNAT family N-acetyltransferase, translating to MSRTPRPFRSAVQKIKRRQRQQQNLVELHDVHGVTPALEQLAATLGPNTPGLSTPSVNKRHQTLNTITPDQPDYPLAKKAANTMATNANLRARYAKTLAQKAWLDDILHGPEGGSQGGQRRVMGHLREMRQQKEAHSVLSTLGTIADMGPWSGSDLSFVKSGNTIEGMMSSMGVNQGNHSDRGVGFLSTKPGNISGPGQSTPGVGTAIVDHANALGLRQGARFVTLGAEGKEAQGFYRHVGFEKADGNPLQPADFTNHSIDLRKRVR from the coding sequence ATGAGCAGAACTCCCCGCCCCTTTCGCAGTGCGGTACAAAAGATAAAAAGGCGTCAGCGCCAACAGCAGAACCTGGTGGAGCTTCATGATGTCCACGGGGTTACCCCGGCCCTTGAGCAACTGGCCGCAACCCTGGGGCCAAATACCCCTGGGCTTAGCACCCCATCGGTGAATAAACGCCATCAGACCCTCAATACCATTACCCCTGATCAGCCCGATTACCCTTTGGCTAAAAAGGCGGCCAATACCATGGCCACCAACGCCAATCTGCGGGCACGTTACGCCAAGACCCTGGCCCAGAAGGCGTGGCTGGATGACATTCTCCACGGCCCCGAAGGCGGCAGCCAGGGCGGCCAGCGGCGGGTAATGGGCCACCTTCGGGAAATGCGCCAGCAAAAAGAAGCCCACTCGGTACTTTCAACCCTGGGCACCATTGCGGATATGGGGCCCTGGTCCGGTTCAGATCTGTCGTTTGTCAAAAGCGGCAACACCATTGAAGGGATGATGAGCTCGATGGGGGTAAACCAAGGGAATCACAGCGACAGAGGGGTCGGCTTTCTCAGCACCAAGCCGGGTAATATCAGCGGGCCTGGACAAAGCACACCAGGGGTAGGCACCGCCATTGTCGACCACGCCAACGCCCTGGGGCTGCGGCAGGGCGCGCGCTTTGTGACCTTGGGGGCTGAGGGTAAGGAGGCGCAGGGATTTTACCGCCATGTGGGCTTTGAAAAAGCCGATGGCAATCCCTTGCAACCCGCCGATTTTACCAACCATTCCATTGATTTAAGAAAACGGGTGCGTTGA
- a CDS encoding type VI secretion system tube protein Hcp, with product MDLVLLQPGDTSIVGNNSWDTGGSLISKDPWGSTALDEGLSSFGFNPENCIELVSIHQGMKQQMTTDVSNSARTSGRPIITEFTCVKYVDQSSVKLYDLCLRAKPMDTDKAKPTSLFVLRNSGENMVNIISMQLRLAMVSEIQFQTNPDDMPTEQFKLSFTEVLWKYTVQLANTSPAGVIPAGWSLARNRPISAFTD from the coding sequence ATGGATCTTGTATTACTGCAACCCGGCGACACCAGCATCGTCGGCAACAACAGCTGGGACACTGGCGGCTCCTTGATCTCCAAGGATCCCTGGGGCTCAACCGCCCTGGACGAGGGCCTTTCCAGCTTCGGCTTCAACCCGGAAAACTGTATCGAACTGGTGTCCATTCACCAGGGCATGAAACAACAGATGACCACCGATGTGTCCAACTCCGCCCGTACCTCGGGGCGGCCCATCATCACCGAGTTCACCTGCGTCAAATACGTGGATCAGTCGTCGGTCAAGCTCTATGACCTCTGCCTCAGGGCCAAGCCCATGGACACCGACAAGGCCAAGCCCACCTCGCTGTTCGTGCTGCGCAACTCCGGCGAAAACATGGTGAACATCATCTCCATGCAGCTGCGCCTGGCCATGGTCAGCGAGATCCAGTTCCAAACCAACCCGGACGACATGCCCACCGAGCAGTTCAAGCTCAGCTTCACCGAAGTGCTGTGGAAATACACGGTACAGCTGGCCAACACCAGCCCGGCCGGGGTGATCCCTGCTGGCTGGAGCCTGGCCCGTAACCGCCCGATCAGCGCCTTCACCGACTAG
- a CDS encoding contractile injection system protein, VgrG/Pvc8 family, translated as MNQPINSTQIATLEGPQPAQFLHVTITLSDGRKLGDETFRLVSLQGQESVSQPFEFQLELHANTQNGPLPVPKPRLEAINFNQVMGQPVTFAITLPWLRQDDHSFESDLEASSQRFAEAMNGGNSAGFRWFNGIITGFAMGAPGVYHATVKPALWKLTLANRYQVHKGMTVIAALQAVLSRHDIRHIDSQRVQDLAVNRSQDWLQAGESDFDFFQRLLGKAYLYYYFRHHPGYHELVLSNSAHYPDRARALPLRYAYTGTEELGLEQDDVISDYRFEQTLSVAAIQSLLTDQQEAWQVDGDPRLNNFAAPEHAKEMLAMFRQHKVFQYGSNKDEASIFHAKASQARLASASMLSGSSYCADFCAGFTFTLTDALAGASLDPLVDAQRPIQPQLKDQGFVLTKVQHQASIDGSYKNSFEATEVEGLVAPFSLGDTQQGSILGTVVSHSDPDLRPASWKYGYAGDFDGDTSPYIFDHQALPYRQFHPPGAEGVYVRFATDGDHDKPSWVKLSAYMETTPEIGAQVVIGRSNDESELPEISQVVHSSGTQTCTPSGWQARTDIGSNFSTRYGDGINIGFGRGMNASDARVALQKAVTIVQTAYGTAAGDNQTAPNPNAPMGRFRDAGYSQGASYNFATANSTAKAASQDLAGTYGGLGPTDDLLRVDESFGSSFGQSQGQVSSSVQHYGVSYSNSTFGRTEAYDTVTGTAYRKSVNKGASTTVSENYGAISTTSTIVANSDSTTSQTGNSVDSRTTTGNTTSSNTVTGTAKNSTQITTQKNNSTIGINDSLDLVGMTNTLNLTGMSDAMSLTGMSTSLNVSGLSNQIGVSGQSSQINIAGSSTNIDIAGNANTVRLHGPGLELIEEAEKLKLTLEDLKIVINSALSIIL; from the coding sequence ATGAACCAGCCCATCAACAGCACCCAGATAGCCACCCTGGAAGGGCCGCAACCGGCGCAGTTTCTGCACGTCACCATCACCCTTAGCGATGGCCGCAAACTGGGCGACGAGACCTTCCGGCTGGTCAGCCTGCAAGGCCAGGAAAGCGTGTCCCAGCCCTTTGAGTTTCAGCTGGAACTGCACGCCAACACCCAAAACGGCCCGCTGCCGGTGCCCAAACCGCGCCTGGAGGCCATTAACTTCAACCAGGTAATGGGCCAGCCGGTGACCTTTGCCATTACCCTGCCCTGGCTGCGCCAGGACGACCACAGCTTTGAGAGCGATCTGGAAGCGTCCAGCCAGCGATTTGCCGAGGCCATGAACGGCGGCAACAGCGCCGGTTTTCGCTGGTTCAACGGCATCATCACCGGCTTTGCCATGGGCGCTCCCGGTGTCTACCACGCCACCGTCAAACCGGCGCTGTGGAAGCTGACCCTGGCCAACCGTTACCAGGTGCACAAGGGCATGACGGTGATTGCGGCGCTACAAGCGGTGCTCAGCCGCCATGACATCCGCCATATCGACAGCCAGCGGGTGCAGGACCTGGCGGTGAACCGCTCCCAGGATTGGCTACAGGCCGGCGAGAGCGATTTTGACTTCTTCCAGCGGCTGCTGGGCAAGGCCTATCTCTACTACTACTTTCGCCACCACCCGGGCTACCACGAGTTGGTGCTGTCCAACAGCGCCCATTACCCTGACCGGGCCCGGGCCCTGCCGCTGCGTTACGCCTATACCGGCACCGAGGAGCTGGGCCTGGAGCAGGACGATGTCATAAGCGACTACCGCTTCGAGCAAACCCTGAGCGTGGCGGCCATCCAGTCGCTGCTGACCGACCAGCAAGAAGCCTGGCAGGTGGACGGCGACCCGCGCCTCAACAACTTTGCCGCCCCCGAGCATGCCAAAGAGATGCTGGCCATGTTCCGCCAGCACAAGGTGTTCCAATACGGCTCCAACAAGGACGAAGCCAGTATCTTCCACGCCAAGGCCAGCCAGGCGCGGCTGGCCTCGGCGTCGATGCTGAGCGGCAGCAGCTACTGCGCCGACTTTTGCGCCGGTTTTACCTTTACCCTCACCGACGCCCTGGCTGGCGCCAGCCTCGACCCCTTGGTAGACGCGCAGCGGCCCATCCAGCCGCAACTCAAAGACCAAGGCTTTGTGCTAACCAAGGTCCAGCACCAGGCCAGCATCGACGGCAGTTACAAAAACAGCTTTGAAGCCACCGAGGTCGAAGGCCTGGTGGCGCCCTTTTCCCTGGGCGACACCCAGCAAGGCAGCATTCTCGGCACCGTGGTGTCGCACAGCGACCCGGACTTGCGCCCGGCCAGCTGGAAATACGGCTATGCCGGCGACTTCGACGGCGACACCAGCCCCTATATTTTCGACCACCAGGCGCTGCCCTATCGTCAGTTCCACCCGCCGGGCGCCGAAGGGGTGTACGTGCGCTTTGCCACCGACGGCGACCACGACAAACCCAGTTGGGTGAAGCTGTCGGCCTATATGGAAACCACCCCCGAGATAGGTGCCCAGGTGGTGATAGGCCGCTCCAACGACGAGTCGGAACTGCCGGAGATAAGCCAGGTGGTGCACAGCAGCGGCACCCAGACCTGCACCCCTTCCGGCTGGCAGGCACGCACCGACATCGGCAGCAACTTCAGCACCCGCTACGGCGACGGCATCAACATCGGCTTTGGCCGCGGCATGAACGCCAGCGACGCTCGGGTGGCGCTGCAAAAAGCGGTGACCATAGTGCAAACCGCCTACGGCACCGCCGCCGGCGACAACCAGACTGCCCCCAACCCCAACGCCCCCATGGGCCGCTTTCGCGACGCCGGCTACAGCCAAGGGGCCAGCTACAACTTTGCCACCGCCAACAGCACCGCCAAAGCCGCCAGCCAGGACTTGGCCGGCACCTACGGCGGCCTGGGCCCCACCGACGACTTGCTGCGGGTAGACGAGTCCTTCGGCTCCAGCTTTGGCCAAAGTCAGGGCCAGGTGTCGTCCAGCGTGCAGCACTACGGAGTCAGCTACAGCAACAGCACTTTCGGCCGCACCGAGGCCTACGACACCGTGACCGGCACCGCCTATCGCAAGTCGGTGAACAAAGGCGCCAGCACCACCGTCAGCGAAAACTACGGCGCCATCTCCACCACCAGCACCATAGTGGCCAACTCCGACAGCACCACCAGCCAGACCGGCAACAGTGTCGATAGCCGCACCACCACCGGCAATACCACCTCCAGCAACACCGTGACCGGTACCGCCAAGAACAGCACCCAGATCACCACCCAAAAAAACAACAGCACCATCGGCATCAACGACAGCCTGGACCTGGTGGGCATGACCAACACCCTGAACCTGACCGGCATGAGCGATGCCATGAGCCTTACCGGCATGAGCACCAGCCTGAACGTGTCGGGGCTGAGCAACCAAATTGGCGTCTCGGGGCAGTCGTCGCAGATCAATATCGCCGGCTCCTCCACCAACATCGATATTGCCGGCAACGCCAATACGGTGCGGCTCCACGGGCCCGGCCTGGAACTGATTGAAGAAGCCGAGAAGCTCAAGCTGACCCTTGAGGATCTCAAGATCGTGATCAACTCAGCCTTGTCGATCATCCTATGA
- the tssF gene encoding type VI secretion system baseplate subunit TssF, with protein MDSSTVFRDYFEAELGQLRAQAADFGRDYPAAAKALALSGGRSADPQVELLLQSFAYLTGRLRHQLDQDAALLPNALMAQLYPHLEAPIPSLAIAQLTVGGAIDPQAGNQLLRGRECYAQTQDQQGRNLRCRMSTCFDTALLPVTILDIKQVSPTAYDELSEDRSVNAVISVRLKATGLDPLGSLGLTRLRFCINSEHRHAWPFYDLLALQLAGVATVPAGGQQLCRQDASSLRWLGFDDDEAALATDMVTHPGYRLVQEYFAFPEKFLFFELDALSLEGQHDEFELLLLLQGPVDKKLSLDKALLKLNCVPVVNLFPQRLEPLSLDQSHFEYKLSGDHANHRFLEIYKILSLQAMRPDEPPRSVVPYFSVDGMGQLEEQQYFYTTRRVDSPLRRVPGTELYVSFIDLAFSAQKPNNETLTGRALCTNRRLAEHLRVGDRLFLEGPGPVKQINVASKPTPHQPPVLLGSQPWALVSQLLLNHLSLTNDRYGPSALKSMLRLHLGHASLMGTKQIDAITRLQIAPMVRPITQEGRRVMMEGLHITLTLDRKHFEGASPVLFAEVLRRFFALYASVNTLTELSLETHDTKGKLKTWPPMVGSQIVL; from the coding sequence ATGGACAGCAGTACGGTATTTCGCGACTACTTCGAAGCAGAGCTGGGCCAGTTACGCGCCCAGGCTGCCGATTTTGGCCGCGACTACCCCGCCGCCGCCAAGGCCCTGGCGCTTAGCGGCGGCCGCTCCGCCGACCCGCAAGTGGAATTGCTGCTGCAATCCTTTGCCTATCTCACCGGCCGCCTGCGCCACCAACTGGACCAGGACGCCGCCCTGCTGCCCAACGCCTTGATGGCCCAGCTCTACCCGCACCTGGAAGCGCCCATCCCCAGCCTGGCCATTGCCCAGCTCACCGTCGGTGGCGCCATCGACCCGCAAGCGGGCAACCAGCTGCTGCGTGGCCGCGAATGCTACGCCCAAACCCAAGACCAGCAAGGCCGCAACCTGCGCTGCCGGATGAGCACCTGTTTTGATACCGCCCTGTTGCCGGTGACCATCCTCGACATCAAGCAGGTGTCCCCCACCGCCTATGACGAACTCAGCGAAGACCGCTCGGTCAACGCCGTGATCAGCGTGCGGCTCAAGGCCACGGGCCTGGATCCGCTTGGCTCCCTGGGCCTGACCCGGCTGCGCTTTTGCATCAACAGCGAGCATCGGCACGCCTGGCCCTTCTATGATCTGCTGGCGTTGCAACTGGCCGGCGTTGCCACGGTGCCGGCGGGCGGCCAGCAGCTGTGCCGCCAGGACGCCTCCAGCCTGCGCTGGCTGGGCTTTGACGATGATGAAGCGGCGCTGGCCACCGACATGGTGACCCATCCCGGCTACCGGTTGGTGCAGGAGTACTTCGCCTTCCCGGAAAAATTCCTGTTCTTTGAGCTCGACGCTCTTAGCCTTGAGGGCCAGCACGACGAATTTGAACTGTTGCTGCTGTTGCAGGGCCCCGTCGACAAGAAGCTGTCTCTGGACAAAGCACTGCTCAAGCTCAACTGCGTGCCGGTGGTGAACCTCTTCCCCCAGCGCCTGGAGCCGCTGTCGCTGGACCAGTCGCACTTTGAGTACAAGCTCAGCGGCGACCACGCCAACCACCGCTTTCTGGAGATTTACAAAATCCTGTCGTTGCAGGCGATGCGCCCCGACGAGCCGCCGCGCTCCGTGGTGCCCTACTTCTCGGTGGACGGCATGGGCCAGCTCGAAGAGCAGCAGTATTTTTACACCACCCGCCGGGTCGACAGCCCACTGCGCCGGGTGCCGGGCACTGAACTTTATGTGTCTTTCATCGACCTGGCCTTCTCGGCCCAAAAACCTAACAACGAAACCTTGACCGGCCGCGCCCTGTGCACTAACCGGCGCCTGGCCGAGCACCTGCGGGTAGGCGACCGGCTGTTTTTGGAAGGGCCAGGCCCGGTCAAACAAATCAACGTGGCCAGCAAGCCCACCCCGCACCAGCCGCCGGTGCTGCTGGGCAGCCAGCCCTGGGCATTGGTCTCCCAGCTGCTGCTCAACCACCTGTCGCTCACCAACGACCGCTACGGCCCCAGCGCCTTAAAAAGCATGCTGCGGCTGCACCTGGGCCACGCCAGCCTGATGGGCACCAAGCAGATAGACGCCATCACCCGGCTGCAAATTGCGCCCATGGTCAGGCCCATCACCCAGGAGGGGCGACGGGTAATGATGGAAGGGCTGCACATCACCCTGACGCTGGATCGCAAGCACTTCGAAGGGGCCAGCCCGGTGCTGTTCGCCGAGGTGCTGCGCCGCTTTTTCGCGCTCTATGCCAGCGTTAACACCCTGACCGAATTGAGCCTGGAAACCCATGACACCAAAGGGAAACTGAAAACATGGCCACCTATGGTTGGTTCACAGATCGTGCTTTAA
- the tssG gene encoding type VI secretion system baseplate subunit TssG translates to MATYGWFTDRALSDRVALHPERFNFYQLVRLLLQDRQADASQLDDVVRFTASLDMAFPSHEVRQLQPGQTPAEPMVLETSNLVLAGYNGPIPEALFEQMIEQARQGNKTLIHFFDLFNHRLNVLRYHIKSAPRLGLNVLPPEATPVAMMLSALMGLTHTQAAERLPLDERSLLGLAGLLANPRYSEPVLTRILSHYLGAQVTLAPLSGAWRARQGDNLTRLGQANQRLGQQSRLGRSVWMPAARISLEVAPLPYPDYCRLLPRQDLHTGSGYVPLVALLRFLVNRRHDAWVKLTLAQDTRPQPMLTAKAWQPFPLRLHLGASSNRPRPQARQYGKPGRLSRSASQGEPGYWGLRLGQTAWLRGANPRPGCRFLVTAFDQEQAAP, encoded by the coding sequence ATGGCCACCTATGGTTGGTTCACAGATCGTGCTTTAAGCGACCGGGTTGCCCTGCACCCGGAGCGCTTTAACTTCTACCAACTGGTGCGGCTGCTACTGCAGGACCGCCAGGCCGACGCCAGCCAGCTGGACGACGTGGTGCGCTTTACAGCCAGCCTGGACATGGCCTTTCCCAGCCACGAAGTACGCCAACTACAACCGGGCCAGACCCCGGCCGAGCCGATGGTGCTGGAAACCAGCAACCTGGTGCTGGCCGGCTACAACGGTCCGATTCCCGAGGCCCTGTTCGAGCAAATGATTGAGCAGGCCCGCCAGGGCAACAAGACGCTGATCCACTTCTTTGACCTGTTCAACCACCGCTTGAACGTGCTGCGCTACCACATCAAAAGCGCGCCCCGGCTGGGCCTGAACGTACTGCCCCCCGAGGCCACGCCGGTGGCAATGATGCTCTCGGCGCTGATGGGGCTCACCCACACCCAGGCCGCCGAGCGGCTGCCCCTGGACGAGCGCAGCTTGCTGGGGCTGGCCGGGTTACTGGCCAACCCCCGCTACAGCGAACCGGTGCTGACCCGCATCCTCAGCCATTACCTGGGCGCCCAGGTGACCCTGGCCCCCTTAAGCGGCGCCTGGCGGGCGCGCCAGGGTGACAACCTCACCCGCCTGGGCCAGGCCAACCAGCGGCTGGGCCAACAAAGCCGTCTGGGCCGAAGCGTGTGGATGCCGGCGGCGCGCATCAGCCTGGAGGTGGCGCCCCTGCCTTACCCGGATTACTGCCGGCTGCTGCCGCGCCAGGACCTGCACACCGGCTCCGGCTATGTGCCGCTGGTGGCGCTGCTGCGCTTTTTGGTCAACCGCCGCCACGACGCCTGGGTCAAGCTGACCCTGGCCCAAGATACCCGGCCACAGCCGATGCTGACCGCCAAAGCCTGGCAGCCCTTTCCACTCAGATTGCACTTGGGGGCAAGCTCGAACCGCCCTCGCCCTCAAGCCCGCCAATACGGCAAACCGGGCCGGTTGTCGCGCTCCGCCAGCCAAGGTGAGCCGGGCTATTGGGGGCTGCGGCTTGGGCAAACCGCCTGGCTGCGCGGCGCCAACCCCAGGCCCGGCTGCCGTTTTCTGGTTACCGCTTTTGACCAAGAGCAGGCCGCGCCATGA